DNA sequence from the Candidatus Zixiibacteriota bacterium genome:
AGTTCGTCGAGAAACACTCCCACCGGTTTGGCCCGATTAGCCACGCAGAAGCGCGCCAGACGTTCGTCACCGAACATGTCCTCGTTTGCATCCGCGGCCTCGGTAACACCATCGGTATACATGACAAGCAAGTCGCCGGCACTGATCTGCACCACCCGTTCGTCGTAACTAAACTCCTCATGTACGCCGAGAACCGTGCCGGTAGCAACGAAATACTCGCGGAAGCCGTCAGCCCGAACGCGAATGATCGGACAATGGCCGGCGTTAGCGTATCTCAAAGTGGTTGCCCCCGATTTCGCATCCAGGTCAAGACATGCCAGCGAGATGAACTTGTTAATCGGCACGTTACGGCAGAGCCACCAATTGAGTTTACTGACCAGCAGGCTGGGCGAGCGGTGCTCCTGTGCCAGCACTCGGATCGCGCCCTGCAAATTGGACATCAAAAGTCCGGCCGGGATCCCCTTTCCCATGCTGTCGGCGATTACCACCTTGGTGACAGTCCCGGTTTCATCGCGGAGAAAGTCGTAGTAATCACCACCCACGGAACTCGCCGCTAACGACTTAACTGCGAAGTCGAAACCGGGTATGGTCTCCACCTGCTGCGGCAGGAGTGCGCGATGGATCCGCGCAGCAATGGCGAGTTCCTCTTCCAGGCGGGCTTGTTCCTCGGGAGTAATGCACCCCAGGCAGATTTCGCGGATCGGCTGCACCTCAAGACGGTGATATTCAACCTCTTCCTTGCATACCTGGCAGATCCCGAAAGTACGATGTTCGATACGGGTGAGCGCTCCCCGTATCTCTCCCAAAAGGCCACGCACTTTGTCCGCCTCGATTGCTCCCTCGGCGGAGAGCGAATCGAGGTAGAAATTGAGCAGGCTCTCCCGTTCGACCAGGATAGTCTTGAAGTGTTCGAAATCGGCCGCGGTCATGGCTTGGTTCCTTCTTTGGGTTTGGCTGCTGAATGTGAATACGAGGCGTCGACAAGGCAAGTTGCGCAGTGGCCGCCAAATGTGATACCGGGTCGCGCCGCTCGCGGCCCGCCCCGGCCGGGGCCTCGCCTGCCCGAGTACCCCGCAAGCGTCTGGGGCGGCGTGGGGGTCTGCGGCCGACTCTGCCGGGGCCGAGAATTTCGCTGTCAAAATCTCCCAAATGTACTATATTATAAGTGTTCACCGGACGTGACCGGTAATATGACGACGATTTCACATCCCGCCTGCCATCACAGTATCACGAGCGCCACGTCGGTGCACCTTGAATGAGACGACCCAAAGGAGGTTTGCCGTGAAGACGTTCGTTCTAATGACCCGGATGGCGCATCAGGACGCCGACATCATGGAAGTCGCGACCAAGCTCAAAAGT
Encoded proteins:
- a CDS encoding SpoIIE family protein phosphatase; this translates as MTAADFEHFKTILVERESLLNFYLDSLSAEGAIEADKVRGLLGEIRGALTRIEHRTFGICQVCKEEVEYHRLEVQPIREICLGCITPEEQARLEEELAIAARIHRALLPQQVETIPGFDFAVKSLAASSVGGDYYDFLRDETGTVTKVVIADSMGKGIPAGLLMSNLQGAIRVLAQEHRSPSLLVSKLNWWLCRNVPINKFISLACLDLDAKSGATTLRYANAGHCPIIRVRADGFREYFVATGTVLGVHEEFSYDERVVQISAGDLLVMYTDGVTEAADANEDMFGDERLARFCVANRAKPVGVFLDELVREIRRFTGNDSFDDDLTVIAIKKKP